From the genome of Anopheles funestus chromosome 2RL, idAnoFuneDA-416_04, whole genome shotgun sequence:
CACATTCCCGTAAACGACAGGTTTGACTATGGTTACTCCCTGGAATGGAAGCGGGCGTCTGTTAGGCCGCAGTTTGAAACTACTGATCTTGTTGCCGATACGTACCTTAACTCGACCACCCGAGTCGGGACCAAAGTGCGTTAGCATGTTCATGTTGCAAGAGTGTTTGTATTGATTTTATCGCCAAATCTTCAATATTTAAGCAAACTTTGAAGCAATTTATCCATTTCGCTTTGCACAAATAGATGTTTGTAAATAACACTATCACAACCGGCGTCTGTCAATGATTTGGCGTTTGACAGGTGTCATGGtagggaaattttaatttccccCTTCAAAAATGCTTAGAATTACCTCGAAAACCAGATTGATTTCTGTAATTTGCCAGAATAATGCAAAACCTGTTGAAATGTACAAAATACAACGTGAAGCGAATTGTTTGTTGAACTGCATGTAATTGTATTAAAGTAGAAAATTCTACTCAACAAAATAAGTAAGTAGAATTAACAGTAAATGATAGGAACAATTGCGTCAAGCAGCAAATTTCCACGAAGCAGAACAATGCATACAAACAAGATGCATTTCTGCACAAACAGCTTCTGCTAATATACGTTTATGTATGTGTTAGCAGCTCATTTTTTGGAACAATTTGCCGTTCTTTTGTTATGTTAATTACAATTCAATATATATTCCCTCCAAAACATAACATAACCTTTCGCTCTTGTTTCGTATGTATCGAAAAGGTCTCTTGCGAACAATAAAATCATTATAAATTTACTAACTCACAGCGATGCAATTATGATTGCGCAGTAAGTACCCTGTCGTCTGGTTAGCCGTTTCTTCCCGGAACACAAATGTACTTTACTATTTCAAGCGATATTCGTCATCGATCGATATTATCACATGCAACAACCGATAGTTCGGATGTGTGTAAACTGTGTTTGGCGCTGTGGTTTGTTATGACCACACGCTTGCATGTTATGTTCAGttcattccatttttatcGTCCGTTGGGAGAGCATCGTTGTCGCGGCGCAAGCAAAACGAGTGGAGATTTTGTCAGCCCCCCGTTGATACATCTGAGCGCCAACACAGCTTGGAGATTGTACAAGTGAGAGAGTGCACAACGatcgcgcgcgtgtgtgtgtgtgcgtgttgtgtGAATTTTATTGCTAAAAAAACACGTGTCCATCGTAATTATTCTGCCTCGTGTTTGTTTAACCGACGACCGTTACTGAAAACGGCATTGGAAAGTAGGCGACAGTAGTGTGAAAAGAATTATTCAACTGCGGGTGAGTTAGTCTGCTGCGTCGATTGCACTCAACCAGTTAAATACACACCTACGCATCTTATCAGTTAACAGCTCCATGTACAAAGAAACGCGTTGAAGTTGGCGCGACATAGCAAATGTGACAACTTTGCACTGTTCTTTAGTGACTCATTTGTTCGTGGTAAAGGAACACTGTAGAACCATTTGACTAAAGTAAGTTAAGTACACTAAGAATTAAGGTGTTAAGTGCAAAAGAAAGGACACTTCCGAACTGCTAGCATCAGTGACAATAAGCTTTTCAATTCCACATCAATATTGGCCACGTTGATCGTTTTTGCGTCTGAAATAGAATCATTTTGGATTATTTTGTCACACTTCGCATCCAATGAGCTACGTTCGGAAACAGTTTCCCCACTGCGCATAGCCTGCTGCGctgcaaaagaaacaacaacgacGGTAGAGAAGAAACGGAACGAATACACAGCAGCCTTATTCAAGTAGGCATCtggttttggaaaaaatagaTCAATTTACAGGTGTTATGACATAGGTATGAAATAAGAggtaaaagaagcaaacaaccaCTGTAGTACCACAGGTGTATCGATCACCATCGAATTCGAAGCTAGCTCAGCATAATGATCGGCATTTGGTAGCCGGCACCAAACACTACCCCTACCTCCCCGTCTACGCTTTATTGATGCAAAAACGAACGCATGAATTTATCATGCTGGTTGGTACGCCTTAGTTGTATTGGTGGCGGCAGTTGTTATGTCTGGTGGCTTAAGATGTAACCCCTTctttcggatcgatttttaGCCCTGAAAAATATGCGCTATGTTCGTACAGCAAATTGACAAACATGCCTAGAAAGTTGCCCCGTCGAACGGAACGCTGGATCACAGCCGAGGAAGGATGTCGGTTTTGCATGACAACTTTTTACACCTCTACTTCGCGATGAAGGATCGACATTGCGTGACCCTGGCGACCATTAAGCAAGGTTTAAAAAAGAACCGGTCCGTGCACTGCATAAGCAATGATGTCCGTTTCGTGatggcaacaaaaacacattcaggATGTTCGGCGGAGCAacagaaaaccaaacaaaattacCATGTTCTATTTATCAAATTAAGTTTGCCAGTCTCTTAAGCACTACTGGGGTAGATTAGTCAACGGATGTGGAACGATTCATTGTGACAATCAGGAATCCGAGgtttattttccgttttccgtcTCGATTGATATAAGCTCTCTCGAATGTACGATATGATAAGCGGTTATCTTATCGTTAGCATCTTGCTAGAACGGTTTTTTAGCAGCGAACAGCAAACTTAGCCTGTAGACTAATTTGCAGAAGCATTCACATTGCAATTCGTACGTACCTGTGAGTAAATAGCCCGACGTCCCTATATAGTGGTCAGTGAAGTGGGATTTTTGAAACGACACGTGTGTTTCGTGTTGTGTACAATAATTATAGCTTAATCTTTTTACATATGTTATACAGTAAATTATTCcactaaatattttttgatatGACTGATAATGACTAATTAGACAAGTCtagggaaaaataataataatcacattttgctttttcctttaCAGATCCTGtagcagataaaaaaaaactcaaaatggCTCTTTCAACTAGTGctaatttcattaaatatttgttattcttatttaactttttcttcgCGGTAAGTACGAACAATGATTGTGGCAGGTTTAATTTTTACTAATAGACTAATTCTAATCCAATTAAttacgtttttcttctttagatCACGGGTGTTATTATAATGGCCGTTGGTTTGACAGTTCAGGGAGCATATCACAATTTCCGGGACATTCTTGATGCAAAATTCTTCAGCATTCCCACCTTCCTGGTGGTGATCGGATCGTTCATCTTTGTTATTGCCTTTTTCGGGTGCTGTGGTGCCTATAAGGAGAATTATTGCATGACCCTAACGGTAAGCGATATCCGCTGAGGGGGTGTTAATTTCCAAATTTTAACGGTTCATTTGGCTTTTCACCACCGTCCACAGTTTTCGGTCctgttgattttgattttcatCCTGGAACTGGCAGCCGGAATCAGTGGGTATGTGCTGCGTAACGATACCAGGGAGCTCGTCAATAATGCGCTCAATTCCTCAATGAAGAGCTATGGTGCAGAAAATGGTGGCGATATTACATTGATTTGGGACGAGATTCAGGTGGACGTGAGTATTCTTCGTTCTGGAATTTTAGAAACATAGACTTTTGCTAACcaatattttatcaattctAGTTCGATTGCTGCGGAGTTTATAACAGTTCGGACTGGTCTCGTGCAAATTCAGCAAAGTTTAATGAAACGTTCCTGCCGATGTCCTGCTGTCGTCAGCAGACGGGTAAGAACGAACGCAACTCCCGTAATATACGCTTTGTAATATATaactatttttatgctttctttaataATAGGTGCCGTCGGATATGTGTCTTGTCCGGATCCCAACAGTGCTACTCTGCGCAAAACTGGATGTATCGATTCTTTCGGCGACTTCATTAAGGCACACGCTGTGAGCCTAGGTGCCGCCGGGATAGCGCTGGCAGTTATTCAGGTTTGTGCTTACAAAACGTTTCCAATTGGAATATTCTTGTAACGATGATTCTGGTTATTTTTTCAGTTCTTTGGAATCCTTTTCGCTTGTTATCTGGCTAAGCAGATTAAGTTGCAAGGTGTAAGTACCTATTAGGATCATTATCTGTTCGTCACAGATGTATAGTTGTGTTTATTACGGTTACATTATGCTTCACAATAAAGATGTATTCACATGAAAGACATGCAAATAAAGAAGGACGAAAATTAGACACCGTTTAGTTATTTCTTCGTGAGCCTATCTTGAAGTTTCATGCTTCATTCAAGGAACGAATGTTGGCTTATATCGTCGGAGACAAACATTATCATTGAGGGGTTGTTTAAGTATAACAGTAAAGTTTTTTGCACACCTATcgttgaaaaataatcaaatgatCCGCAGCAGATTAGTTTCGAATTGAATTTATTCTTAATAACACATTCCTCTACAATTTCGACCCACTTCTGGCATCATAGAGTTCCTTAGTTCATCAATTTAATATCGGAACGCTTAGCCATATGTTTGTAATCAGTGTGTACATAAAACTCTTGGAACGTCGGCTCTACCAGCTTATCCTTGGGGATCGTTTTGAACACCGGTTCACCATAATAAGTGCCAACCTGAAAAAATAGACACATTTCGCACAATTGAATTGCAACTGCCATGTACGCTAATTTACACAACTTCATACCTCCCATCCTTCCACGTTCTTCATCAATTCAGCCTCCTCATCACGATTTCGTCGTAGCTGCTTGAGGTACTCGCGATCTCTTTCTGCTAGCAGCAGTGGATAGATGACGTTCTTGGCGGATCGCATCTCAATCTCATTTCGATGGTTTTCCTTCACATTCAGCCAGTACAAAAACAATCCAGCGGTCGAAATACCGGCATAACCAGCGATCATTTGCCATCCTGCAAAATTACAGACAAAAAGTTAAAAGATTCAGCCAGCATTGTGATTATTTGATCCATTCCTCCGGCAATGTTGTGATGACATAATCAACACTTTTGCAAATAAAGCTTACCTTTAAAGTAGGTCTTAGCAGGGATCCGCTTGAATGGGATGTTCTGGTAGCCTCCTTTCGGTGGAAGGTCCTGTAATTTAGCGGGAGTGCTCATGCTGAATATTCACGTGAGttttaccaaacaaacaaatccacAGCTCCCGGGACGGTTCTTTCGCAAGTCGTCCAAAATCGTcgtgaaaatgttgttttgataaatgttGTCAAGTTCATTTACGTCACTTTGCTGTCCAACGGGTCTATACGATGGAGTTACATACTTCTCTTTCAGTACAGCTCGCTCGTTCAAAAGTACAGTTGATCAAGTACGGTTTGGAATACGTCTTTGATTACAAATAATGAAATGTTCTCTGAAAGAACTATAAAGAAGTAGGGTAAGTGCTCCAATTTTCGGCAGCTTTGTGCAGCTTATATGCCCTTATATAATACTTGTGTGGAAAGAGAATAGTGGAAACACCACAAACTTTAGCCATCGTACATCGAATAAGATTTCCTAGGCTTTCATTGACTCACCAAGTCATTTGAATAGCACCAATAGACACAGAAGACTCCGGAAATTCCTTTTTGGTCATCTACATGAACAGAACAGTCGTATGAGATTCATGTTGAGATGGAGCAATGATATGAAGTAGACGAACTCTGTTcgataatttaacaaaatttaaaaacaaaacaaacaaaaataaacaaaacaaaacaaaatttaatttagaaaACATCTTTCGGACCCAAATGactaattgttttaaaaaatccaaTGCCAAACAGTGGAAATACAATCTGCTCTAAGTTTTCCTTCAAAGAACATTAGTCTATGTAGCGAGCATGTATTTGTAACGTTGAGGTCAATAATTTCAACCTTCTGTTTAGAATAATTTTAACTATTGTTAAACTAATTAGAGCAAAAAGCACCAAACTGGAAGCAAAAATTGTGTGTTTAGTGTacttttaacaatttaaatgcAGTCTGAATGTTTGatctaataaaatttattacctaTTTAATTAGGGGAAAGAAAACATGTGTTTCTAGAAAGGGGTACCTTTCCAAAAATCTTCCACCCCTATAGGTAGAAGAATTAGTAACACACGATAACAACGTAGTACGTTATCGTTTGTGTCTTATCATAGGCTCAAACTGATAAGCGTTGCAGTACTGTTACACAAAGGCTTAATGTTTCGCAAAGGGCAAATCTAGTTCATGACTAAAAATACATGGCATTACGGTTAAGCTAATAATCTTACTTTACAATTTGTCACTCGACTCGAGACGTGCTTTGCATTTTGGAGTACGCAAATGGGTTCCGCTTTTCCGTATAAAACAGCTCTTCATTCATGAATGTAAACAATCTCAATTTACGCACTAAAAAGAACGCAAAACCAGCCGCACATAACTAcaatggaatggaaagaaattagTGCCGATACCGTAGTTTACTATCAATCCACAGAACATACCTGTAGCAGCACCGCTGTTAGCGTGTTAGTGATTACCGTATTTCCAGTATCGCGAAAAATATCTTGCAGTCTCGTATGGCAGCTAACATTGTAGATTGTACATTGCGTTGTATCTGCAACATCACAGCAGGAAAGTGGAACAAGCTGTGCTATCAGATCCTTATCGTTCGACGTGAGCTCGTCTGGAGGTTGCGCCGCAAACCAATCGGTATAGTTGTGGACTCCGCAACATTTTAGCTAgaataaaagttttgtttagtttacaCATTTTACAGTCATTACACTTATTCGCACGTTAACTAACCTGCGTTTGGTACGAATCCACGTACGGTTGCCAACTGACATCGACGGGGTACTTATTTACGGCAAACCACagtttgctttccatttctaTTTCCATATTGTATCGTTGTGTGTATCCAATGAAAGCCACCGTACCCTCCATTAGTGAAAAAACGATCAACAGCAAACAGAACTGCATAGAAAAAGAACGATTTAACAGAAtctttgccatttttctcacGGAATGCGTACCGTATACAATACAGGGCGGTTTTCTCTCCATGTACCGATGAATCCTATGAACGCTAGTACCAGACACAGTGTACCAACCAACATCAGGAACAACACCAATCGATACATTCGAATGTCCATGAGAACATCCAGCGCTTCATACTGCATTCTGCATACCGATCCGATCGTTAACAACAGTACCCCCAAATACTGAAACGAATTACCGTATATTAATACGCACTAGGCGAACGTTCAACTGGGAATTTGACACTTACACAAAGTATGGTGCAGATCAAGCAGAAGAAAATCTTGATCCATTTCTTGGACCAACCCCCGGGCAGTTTTAACTCTTGCATTGTGATGACAAACCTCCGCCTCGTCTGCAGCTGTGTCGAACTGAGCTATGAAAAATTTTTACCGTGCCTTGCctgcaagaaaaataaaaaacgcacacacgtaACAACACCGTACGGCAATCACTGATAAGAACACACCGGTTGTTACTGCATCATCCCCGGTGCTCCACCAACATCCTCAGCATAAGTGtgcctttgtttgtttttcgttggttCGTTTTGTCGTATTGCGTCGTGTGCCGCACGTTTTGTAATTTGGCCGGTGATCAATCTGCTTACCTTTCAA
Proteins encoded in this window:
- the LOC125761625 gene encoding CD63 antigen isoform X1; its protein translation is MLYNPVADKKKLKMALSTSANFIKYLLFLFNFFFAITGVIIMAVGLTVQGAYHNFRDILDAKFFSIPTFLVVIGSFIFVIAFFGCCGAYKENYCMTLTFSVLLILIFILELAAGISGYVLRNDTRELVNNALNSSMKSYGAENGGDITLIWDEIQVDFDCCGVYNSSDWSRANSAKFNETFLPMSCCRQQTGAVGYVSCPDPNSATLRKTGCIDSFGDFIKAHAVSLGAAGIALAVIQFFGILFACYLAKQIKLQGVSTY
- the LOC125761625 gene encoding CD63 antigen isoform X2: MALSTSANFIKYLLFLFNFFFAITGVIIMAVGLTVQGAYHNFRDILDAKFFSIPTFLVVIGSFIFVIAFFGCCGAYKENYCMTLTFSVLLILIFILELAAGISGYVLRNDTRELVNNALNSSMKSYGAENGGDITLIWDEIQVDFDCCGVYNSSDWSRANSAKFNETFLPMSCCRQQTGAVGYVSCPDPNSATLRKTGCIDSFGDFIKAHAVSLGAAGIALAVIQFFGILFACYLAKQIKLQGVSTY
- the LOC125761632 gene encoding NADH dehydrogenase [ubiquinone] 1 alpha subcomplex subunit 13, which produces MSTPAKLQDLPPKGGYQNIPFKRIPAKTYFKGWQMIAGYAGISTAGLFLYWLNVKENHRNEIEMRSAKNVIYPLLLAERDREYLKQLRRNRDEEAELMKNVEGWEVGTYYGEPVFKTIPKDKLVEPTFQEFYVHTDYKHMAKRSDIKLMN
- the LOC125761624 gene encoding tetraspanin-3-like; amino-acid sequence: MQELKLPGGWSKKWIKIFFCLICTILCYLGVLLLTIGSVCRMQYEALDVLMDIRMYRLVLFLMLVGTLCLVLAFIGFIGTWRENRPVLYTFCLLLIVFSLMEGTVAFIGYTQRYNMEIEMESKLWFAVNKYPVDVSWQPYVDSYQTQLKCCGVHNYTDWFAAQPPDELTSNDKDLIAQLVPLSCCDVADTTQCTIYNVSCHTRLQDIFRDTGNTVITNTLTAVLLQLCAAGFAFFLVRKLRLFTFMNEELFYTEKRNPFAYSKMQSTSRVE